AAGGCCCGGCCAGCGGCCTGCAAAGGCGTTTATTTGAAGACTTGCTGTCTGAGCAGCACCATGGGGCCCGGATTCCGCTTGGATGCGCCAAGTTTGGTAACCCAGTTCCGCAGTGCGTGATTTTTGTTAAAGGGTTTTTGACTCTATGTAAGGGCGCACAACGCCGAATGATACGGGCGTGGCGTCCTTTTTCTTGTCGAGGGATGTGTTAACGGGCAGATTTCGCAGTTCGAGCGGCGACGCCAGGATTCCGCAAGCAACGGAAGGAGAGCGCGATGAGTCAGGAGATGAAGGAGATCTTGTTCACGTCGGAATCGGTGACGGAAGGGCACCCGGACAAGGTCGCGGATTTCATATCCGATTCCGTACTGGATGCCCTGTACGAGCAGGATCCCATGAGCCGCGTGGCGTGCGAAACGTTGGTGACTACCGGCTTCTGCGTGATTGCCGGCGAAATCACAACAAAGGCCGTAGTGGATTATCAGCAGGTAGCACGTGATGCGATCCTCGCCATCGGCTACAGAGGGGGGGACTCGGGGTTCGACGGCAGAACGTGCGGCGTGCTGGTCGCGCTTGACAAGCAGTCGCCGGACATTGCGCAGGGCGTAGATTCAGCGCCTGACAAGGAACAGGGCGCGGGCGACCAGGGCATGATGTTCGGCTATGCCTGCAACGAGACCCCCGAATACATGCCGCTGCCCATTTCGCTGGCGCACAAGCTGGGTCTCAGGCTTTCCGAACTTCGGCACAACGGCACGCTTCCCTGGCTGCAACCCGATGGCAAATCACAGGTCACCATAGCATACCGCAACGGCAAGCCGTACCGCATTCATACGATCGTGATTTCAAACCAGCATTCGCCGGACATTTCGCAGAAAGACATCCGCGACGCTGTCATCCGCGAGGTTTGTGAACCCGTTGTTCCGAAAAGCCTGAAGAATGGAGACATCATTTATCACGTCAACCCGACCGGCCGTTTTGTGGTGGGGGGGCCCGTTGGCGACTGCGGGTTGACAGGCCGCAAGATCATCGTCGACACGTATGGCGGGATGGGACGCCACGGCGGCGGCGCGTTCAGCGGCAAGGACCCGTCGAAGGTGGACCGTTCGGCGACTTACATGGCGCGTTACATGGCGAAGAATGTTGTGGCGGCCGGCCTGGCAGAGAGGTGCGAAGTGCAATTGGCTTACGCTATCGGGGTCGCGCGCCCCGTGTCGGTCAATGTGACGACGTTCCGCACCGGCAAAATAGACGATGACGCGCTTTCTGACATTCTGGCCGGCGAGTTCGATTGCCGGCCCGCGGCGATTCTCGAGACGCTCAACCTGCGCACGCCCATTTTCCGCAAGACGACGAACTACGGCCACTTTGGGCGCGAGAATGCAGGTTTGCGCTGGGAAGAGACCGATCGCGCGGAGCGGCTTCGGCAGAAAGCAGGCGTCTGAACAATATGGTATAACCCTTTGCGAGGGAGGCCTTGGATAGAGGCTCTTCCCTCGCAATTCTTTCGTGGTGCATTCCAGAAGAAAGTCCGCGGTTCTCCCAGGAGGTTCACCGCATGCACGGCGGCCGCCATTTCATCGTAGTGTCGGTGTTTTGGGGCATGTTGCTCTTCGCGTTGGGCGCGCCCGGCGATTCCGGCGAAGCCCCCGAGGGGAAGCCGGCCGCCGCCCCGGAGAAGACGGTGTATCTAACCTTTGACGACGGCCCTTCCGAAGTGACACCAGTCATTCTGGACCTGCTCAAAGAGCACGAAGCCGCTGCTACGTTCTTTGTCTGCGGAAATGTTACTGAATTCGGCGACAAGGTTTATAACCGGATTCTCGATGAAGGGCACGCCTTGGGCAATCACACGTTTTCGCATAGTTACAACAAAGTCTATGCGTCAGCCGATACCTTTGAACAAAACGTGGCGCGCCTCGACGACCTGATATACAAATTCACCGGCGCCCGGCCGCGGCTGCTGCGGTTTCCCGGCGGGTCCAACAACCGCATCACAAAAGGGCCTGACGGGAAAAGCATCACCTGCGAGTTGGTAGACCGCTTGGCGAAACAGGGCTATCGCCATTTCGACTGGAATGTGGATTCGTTCGACTACGGCCCTAATGCCAAAGACTCAGATGCGATCGCCAAGACCGTTGTGGCGGGCGTGGTCAAGCGGAGCGAGGCGATTGTTCTGATGCACGACAGTTATCCGCACATGGCAACCGCCAAGGCTTTACCCGTCATTATCCGCGAGTTGCGGTCACAAGGATACGCTTTCAAGGCGCTGTCCGGGGAATCCTTCACGGTGCAGTTTCTCAAACCGTCGCGGCAGGCAGCTGAATAGGCGCGCGACTCGCCGGCGGGGCGTGTGCCAGGAACCGATGTTTATCCTTTGCCGGCGTCGTCCGCCTCGCTGACAGGCCACACAAACGTCGCGGTTGCGCGCGCGGGGACTTCGGCCGCGAATGATCTGCCGCGCCACGCGATGGTAAAGGTACTTGGGTTGCGGTCGGCGTTGGCCACGACAAGGACGATGGTATCGTCGGGATTCAGGAATGCCACGTTGCCGAAGCGCTGGCCCCTGAAAACCGTGGACTCGATGCGCACGGCGTCCCGCTGTATGAACCGCATGAACTGGCCGTACATGCAATAGTCATACCCGAAATAAAGCGTCTTTGTGGCGGTGTTGAGCACGATACACGTGGGCGAGCACGGGTGGGGCCCTGCGTTCGGTTCCCCTTGGTCGTTGATTATCGACACCCATGCATTGTATGAGCGGGACCAGTTGCGCAGAATGTCCATGATAGCGATGGCGCCCGGTGTGCCGAATGTGGAACCTTCCGTAAAATAGATCTGCTTCGACGGGAACATATCGTGCAGGCGCGTCATGGCTTCGGGCCTGCCCTCATAGTGGTGAAACCCCGTACCGTCGATGTACTTGGCCGCCTTGGGGTCTCCCACGACGTTCTTGGGCCATCCCAACGGCTCGAAATTGTGGTCCCAGCACCAGATCTTGGTATCGAGCTTCTGTCGCGCAAACTCGGGGCCAACATGTTCCGCGATGAATTCGGCCTGTTCCTGGGCGGTCCACCGGCACGTAGGATAGGTGGGCGGATTGTAGTCGGGTTCATTCTGCAGCGTGATGGCGTAGATCGGGATGCCCTCGGCCTCGTATGCCGTAATGAATCTGGCGAGGTAACGCGCGTAGACGGCGTAATACTGGGGCTCGAACCGCCCTCCTCCGATGGTTCCGTTCGAGGTCATCCAGCCCGGCGGGCTCCAGGGGGACGCGAAGAAGAGCAGGCCGGGATTCTTCTCGAGCGCCATCTTGAGCACGGGCAAGACGTATTCGCGGTCCTTCTCGATAGAGAAATGCTCGAGTTCCATGTCCCCTGGCACGTCCGCGTAGGTGTACCAGGGGGATGCCGTGAAGTCCGGCGTCCCGATGCAGATGCGCATCAGATTCATTCCGAGGCCGTTTTCGGGGCTGACCAAGCGTTCGACGGCGAGCTCCTGTTCATCGGGGTCAAGCTGGCTGATGTTGTAGCACGTAGCATGCTCGAGGGAAGCGCCCATCCCGAGAATCGTCTGGTACCGGATGGCGTCGTCGATACGGATGTCTGGCGCGGGCGCTTCCGCTCCAAAAGCTGCCGCGGGCTGTTCCGAAAGGGTGTTCTGCATGTCTTCCGAAGAGACCCACCACGCCACGTCAAGGCCCGGGGCTGCCTGTCCCCCGGCGGCCAGAAGGGCCGCGACGACGCTTCTCCCCAACACCGTTGCATACCGCATCCGCTTCATCCTTTTCCCGCATGGACCCGGCAAACGTCTCCATACCCTGCCTGGACCTAGAGTACCACCCCACGGCCCCGGCGCAAAAGGGTTCGAGCGGCGCCAGGCTGCTGACCGGCGCGCACACCCTTCGTGCCCGGTTTGACCGGTGCGGTCCGGCCCGGAAGAGAATCCCTGGCCATGTCTGCGGTTATTCTCGTTCCCGCCGACAGGGCCCCAACAACGATTCTGCTGTGCCTGTGTTGAAATGGCGGTGAAATTGTGATAACGTTCACGATTAGACGGTGGATTCAGTCGTATTCCCCACTTCCTTCGTCTCAGCAGCAGTACAAACCACTGGCTGTCAGTATGTTCCGTAAGCGAAACGGTCGCAACGGTGGAGGCTCGTAAGCATGAGCGATGATTACAGAAAGATCGTCCAGGAAGCTGTCGCGAAATTCGGCAAGGACAAGAAGCGCTTGATGGACATTGCGCGCGCCGTGCATGCCAAGACGGGGCACTTGTCGGAGGACATCGTGGGCACTATTGCCGATGCTCTCGGGTGCCATCGGGTGGAGGTGCGTGACATGACCTCCTTCTTTGCGTTCTTCTCGCGGGAGCCCAAGGGCAAGACGACCATTCGTCTGTGCAACTCCGTGGTGGAGCGCATGAAAGGGGCGGATGCGGTCGCGAAAGCGTTCGAGAAAGCCGTCGGCGTCCGGTTCGGCGAGACAAGTCCCGATGGACTGATCAGCCTCGAATACACGCCATGCATCGGGATGTCTGACCAGGCGCCCGCGGCGCTTGTCGACGGCAAGGTGGTGACCAATATCCGGCCCGAAGACGTGAAATCAATAGTCGACGCCGTCCGCTCGGGCAAACTGCACGAAGGCGGCGATACGAGCGTGAAAGCCGTCGAGTCCAACGTGCGGCTGATGGGGCAAGTCATATTCGCGCCGATGGAGCGTGGCGCGGCGGTTCGCAAGGCCCTGAGCATGAGCCCGGAAGACGTCATCAACGAGATGAACAAGGCGCGGGTCCGCGGGCGCGGCGGCGCGGGGTTTCCGCTCGCCATGAAATGGAGCTTCTGCCGCAAGGCGCAGGGTGGCGCGCATTACATTGTCTGCAACGGTGACGAAGGCGAGCCCGGCACATTCAAGGACCGCGTGATCCTGACCGAGTGTCCGGACCTGATGTTTGAAGGATTGACGATTGCGGGATACGCGGTAGGCGCCAAGGAGGGGTACTTCTACCTTCGCGGCGAATATGAATATCTGCTGCCCCACCTGGAGCAGGTGTTGGCGAAGCGCCGCCGCATGGGGCTTCTGGGTGAAAACGTATGCGGCTATGAGGGATTCGATTTCGACATCCGGATTCAAATGGGCGCCGGCGCCTATATCTGCGGCGAGGAGTCGGCACTCATCGAGTCGCTCGAAGGGAAACGGGGCGCGCCGCGCGACAGACCCCCGTTCCCAGTCCAGAAAGGCTACCTCGACCAGCCGACCAGCGTGAACAACATCGAAACATTGTGCTGCGCCGCCCGCATTATGGAACATGGAGCGGACTGGTTTGCCGCGATGGGCACGAAGGATTCGACGGGCACCAAGTTGCTCAGCGTATCCGGCGACTGCGAATTTCCCGGCGTGTATGAGGTCGAGTACGGCATAACAGTCGAGAAACTCCTCGAGATGGTTGGCGGCGCGGATGCGCAGGCTGTCCAGATCGGCGGGCCGTCGGGACAGTGCATCGCGTCCAAGGATTTTGGCCGCAGCATTTGTTTCGAGGATCTGCCTACCGGCGGCTCGACCATCGTCTTCGGCAAGAACCGGGATTTGCTCGAGTGCATGGAGGGGTTCCTCGAATTCTTCGTCGAGGAGTCGTGCGGTTGGTGCGCGCCGTGCCGCGCGGGCACGGTCATCATGAAGATGCAGTTTGAGAAGATTCTCAAGGGCCGAGGCACCCGCGAGGACCTCAAGAAGCTGGAAGACACCGCCAACACGGTGAAGTTCATGAGCCGTTGCGGATTGGGCCAGACCGCGTGCAATCCGGTGCTGACGACGTTGCGCAACTTCCCGGCCCTGTACGAGGCCCGGATCAAGCCGGAAGAGTTCATTCCGGCGTTCGATATCAAGGATGCCATGAAGGAAGCGTGCTCCATCACCGGGCAGAAACCGCACGAGCTGGAGGTATGATTGGGATGAGCAAGAACACGGTGAATATCATCATTGACGGTGTCGAAGTCCAGGCGCACGAAGGGCAAACCATCCTTCAGGCCGCTGATGACGCCGGTATCTATATCCCACGGCTGTGCTATCTGAAAGAGCTGGTCCCGGGCGGCCACTGCCGGGTCTGCACGGTCAAGGTCAACGGCCGTCCCGCCAGCGCATGCACCTTCCCCGCAAGCGAGGGTCTCGTCATCGAAAATGACACGGAAGAGATGACGACGTTTCGGCGGAACGTGGTCGAGATGCTGTTTGCGGAAGGCAACCACGTGTGCCCGTCCTGCGAAGCGAGCGGCAACTGCGAATTGCAGGCGATGGCGTATCGCCTGGGCTTGTTGGCCATAACACTGCCGTTCCTGCGCAAACCGCGCGAGCTGGACGCGACGCACCCGGACGTCTACATCGACCGCGATCGCTGCATTCTCTGCGGCCGTTGCGCCCGGGCCTCGGTAGCCGAAGGCAAACGGGTGTTCGGTTTCGAGGGCCGCGGCATCAACAAGCGTATCGCGGTGGATGGCGTCCACGGGCTCAAGGAAACCGATTTGAAGGCCGCCGACAAGGCTGCCCGCGCGTGCCCGACCGGGTGCCTCACGTTGAAGCGCACGGGATGGAAGGTGCCCGTCGGCGAGCGTCTTTACGACAAGACCCCTATCGGAAGCGATATCGAGCAGAAGCAGCCGGTAGGCTGAACGATTCAGGAAAGGGTAGACACCATGGCGAAGCCACTAGTAGCAACCGCCCCCTTTACGGGCTGTTTCGGTTGTCATATGTCCCTGTTGGACATCGATGAGCGGATCCTCGATCTGGTCGAGTTGGTGGAGTTCAGCAAGTCGCCCATCAACGACATCAAGACGTTTACGCGCCCCGTCGATGTCGGGCTCCTGGAAGGGGGCATCAGCAACGACGAGAACTACGAGCAATTGAAGCTGTTTCGCAAGCACTGCAAGATTCTCATCTCGGTGGGGCAGTGCGCCATTACCGGAGGCGTTCCGGCATACCGAAATACGGTGCCCTTGAAAGAGTGTTTCGAAGAAGCCTATTTGAAGGGTCCGACGGTCGTCGACGGCGGCCAGTTTCCAAATGATCCGGATATCCCGATCATGCTGGACAAGGTCTATCCTTGCCACGAGATCGTCAAGATAGACTATTTCCTTCCGGGCTGCCCGCCTTCGGCGGATACCCTTTGGGCGGCGCTCACTGCGTTGCTGACCGGGAAGGATGTCGGGCTGCCTTACGAACTGATTAAATACGACTGACCGCCCTGGAGGCAAACATCATGGCAAAAACCGCAAGCAACGGAAAACGGAAGATCGTGATCAACCCGGTGACCCGTATCGAAGGCCACGGCAAAGTCACCATTGTGATGGACAAAGACAACAACGTCGAACAGGCGCGGTTCCACATCATCGAGTTCCGCGGGTTCGAGCGTTTTGCCAAGGGCCGGTTCTATTGGGAAGCCCCGGTCATGGTGCAGCGCCTGTGCGGCATCTGCCCGGTGAGCCACCATCTGGCCGGCGCCAAAGCCACCGATATGATCGTGGGCGTCGACAAGATCCCCGTCACGGCGGAGAAAATGCGCCGCCTGATGCACTACGGCCAGATGTACCAGTCGCACGCCCTGCATTTCTTCCACCTGGCCTCGCCCGATTTGCTGTTCGGGTTCGATGCGCCGGTCGAGAAGCGCAACGTGGTCGGGGTGATTGAGGCCGACCCCGAGACCGCCAAGAAAGCGGTCCTGATGCGCAAGTTCGGCCAGGAGGTCATCAAGGCGACGGGCGGCAAAAAGGTGCATCCCACGGGGGCGATCCCCGGCGGCATCAACAAAAACCTCTCGCTCGCCGAGCGCGACGCCCTCAAGAAGGACGCTGACACCATGGTCGAGTGGGCGGTCGAGGCCCTCGAACTCTGCAAGAAGATCACCAGAGGAAACCTCGATTTCCTTTTGGGGTTCGGCAGTTTCGACTCGAATCACGTGTCTATCGTGCGTGAAGACGGCTGCATGGACCTGTACGACGGCAAACTTCGCGCCATTGACGCGCAGGGCGAGAAGATCTTCGACATGGTCGAGCCGCTCGAGTACGCCGATTACCTCGGCGAAGAAGTGCGGCCCTGGAGCTACATGAAGTTCCCGCACATCCGTTCGCTGGGCAAGGAAAAGGGCTGGTATCGCGTGGGACCTCTCTCGCGGGTCAATTGCTGCGATTTCATCGACACCGAGCTCGCCGAGAAAGCCCGTCAGGAGTTCATGGCGCTCAACAACGGCAAGCCCGTCAATGCGAGCATGGCCTACCATTGGGCGCGCCTCATCGAGCTCCTGCATTCGGCCGAAAAGATCAGGGAATTGCTCGATGACCCGGACCTGCAGGGAACAAACCTCGTGGCCCAGGGCAAGAAACGTTCTAAAGGCGTAGCCTGGATTGAAGCGCCGCGCGGCACCCTGTTCCACCACTACGAAATAGACACCGAGACGGACCAGATCACGCTCGCGAACCTCATTGTCTCGACGACCAGCAACAACGAGCCCATGAACCGTACGGTGAAGACCATTGCCGAGCAGCACCTCAAGGGTAAGAGCGCAAACGAAATCACGGAAGGCCTGCTGAACCATATCGAAGTGGGTATCCGTGCATATGACCCGTGCCTGAGTTGCGCCACCCATGCCCTTGGAAAGATGCGGCTGCACGTGGAACTGGTCGGCGCGGAAGGCAATGTTATTGACGAGAAATTCCGCGGGTGAGCGAATCGCGTGTGTTAGTCCTCGGGTACGGAAACCCGGGGCGGCAGGATGACGGGCTCGGCCCGGCGATTGCCGAGGCGGTGGAAGCGTGGGGTGTGCCCAACGTTACAACAGACACCCCCTATCAGTTGAATATCGAGGACGCGGCCACGCTTGCCGAACATGATCTCGTCATGTTCGTGGATGCCAGCGTGGACGCGGAGGAACCCTACTCGCTGAAACGGATCGCGCCGGCGGCGGAGATCACGTTCACGAGCCACAGCGTTTCGCCGGAGTCCGTGTTGGCCCTGTGCCATGAGCACTTCCACACAGAGCCGGAAGCGTATGTCCTAGCCGTGCGCGGGTATGCGTTCGAATTTGAAGAGGGCCTGACTCCCAGGGCCCGCGAGAATATGGCGAGTGCTTTAGCATGCGTCCAGTCGTTGATACGGGCGTGTAAGGAGACAAGCATGGACAGTAAGAAAACGATTCTTGCCATTGACGATGATCCCGATATTCGCGCGACCTTACGTATTGTGCTCGAGGCCGAAGGGTTTTCCGTGGGCGAGGCAGCTAACGGTGAAGAAGGCCTCAAGGCCATCGAGCGCGTGAAACCAGACGCTATCATTGTCGATCTGATGATGGAAAACGTGGACTCCGGCAGCACGGTGGCCCAGAAGTTGAAGGAAAGCGGCTACAAAGGCCCCGTGTACATGTTGAGTTCGGCGGGCGATACGGTGCGTTACAACATAGACGCGCGCGAGCTGGGCCTGGCGGGGATCTTCCAGAAACCCATCGATCCCAAGATGCTGGTCTCTACCCTGAAAACCAAGCTCAAGGTATAGTCAATTTCTTTCGAGGCGGGATGTACGCCACACGCCGGGAAACGGAGGATGAGCCGTTTTCCGGCGTGTTTACTTCTCCTCACGCCTTGTTTGGCAACACGTTTCGGAGGTGCAATCCCGTGTATGACGCATGGTTTCCCGCGAGTGCTTCCGGAACGCCTGCCGCCACAACCTCGCCGCCCTTGTCGCCGCCTTCGGGGCCGAGGTCGATGATCCAGTCGGCGGTTTTGATGACGTCAAGGTTGTGCTCGATGACGACAACGGTGTTCCCGTGCTCAACCAGGCGGTGCAAGACCTCCAGGAGCTTGTCGACGTCCACGGCATGGAGGCCCGTGGTGGGCTCATCGAGAATGTAGAGGGTCCTGCCGGTCTGGCGTTTTGAAAGCTCCGTCGCCAGTTTCACGCGCTGTGCCTCGCCGCCCGACAGCGTGGTGGCCGGCTGGCCCAGCTTGATGTAGCCCAGACCCACATCAAGCAACGTACTGAGCTTGGAATGAACCGCGGGGACGTTCCGGAAGAAGGCGCACCCTTCCTCGACGGTCATATCGAGCACATTGGCGATGCTGTTGCCGCGATAGAGGATCTCGAGGGTGTCGCGGTTGTAACGATGGCCCCGGCACTCCTCGCAGGGCACATACACGTCCGGCAGGAAATGCATCTCGATCTGGATGACCCCATCGCCCTGGCACGCTTCGCACCGGCCTCCTTTCACGTTGAAACTGAAACGCCCGGGTCTGTAGCCCCGCGCCCGGGCCTCGGGCACTTTGCTGAAGAGTTCGCGGATCGGCGAGAACAGGCCCGTGTACGTCGCTGGATTGGACCGCGGCGTGCGCCCGATGGGCGACTGGTCAATGTCGATGACCTTGTCGAGATGCTCGAGGCCCTCGATCCGGTCGTGTTTGCCCGGGCGGACGCGAACCGAGTCGTAGATCTGACGGATGGCGGCCGGGTAGAGGGTTTCGTTGATGAGGCTTGACTTGCCCGAGCCCGATACCCCGGTGACGCACGTGAAGATGCCCAGGGGAATCTCAACATCGATGTGTTTGAGGTTGTTGTGTTCCGCGCCCCACACCTTGAGGGTCTTGCCGTTGGATTTCCGGCGCTGTTGGGGCACCCGAATCTTGAATCTCCCCGAAAGGAATTGGCCTGTCAGCGAGTTCTTGTTTGCCGCGACCTGCTGTGGAGTGCCCTGCGCGACGATCTGTCCTCCGTGCACGCCGGCCCCGGGCCCCAGGTCGATCACGTGATCGGCCCTGCGGATGGTTTCTTCGTCGTGCTCGACGACAATTACCGTGTTTCCGAGGTCGCGCATGCGCTCGAGGGTGGCGATGAGTTTCCTGTTGTCGCGCTGGTGCAGGCCGATGCTGGGTTCGTCGAGAATGTACAGCACGCCCATCAGCCCCGAGCCAATCTGCGTGGCCAGCCGGATGCGTTGCGACTCGCCCCCTGAAAGGGTCCCGGCGTTCCGGTCGAGGGAGAGATAATCCAGCCCTACACTGACCAGGAACGTCAGGCGCTCGTGGATTTCCTTCATTACGCGCGCGGCGATCATTCGCCGGGTCTTGTCCAACTCGAGGTTATCGAAAAAGACCAGAGCTTCGCGAATCGAAAGCGCCGTGACGTCCATGATGGTCTTGCCCGCAATCGTCACCGACCGCGATTCCGGCCGCAGGCGCGCCCCGCCGCAATCCGTGCAGGGCCGCGAGGACATGAACTGGCTGATCATGTCGCGGGCGCGGTTGGAGTCCGTGTCGCGGTAGCGCCGCTCGAGATTGGGGATGACTCCCTCGAACGGACGCTGCACTTCATACGTGCTGTTCCGTCCCGAGTAGGTGAAGTCGATGACCTCGTCGTCCGAACCATAGAGTACGATCTGCTGGAAATCCTCGGGCAGGTCCTCCCAGGAGGTGTCCGTATCCTGGCCGTAATGGCTGCACACGCACCGCAACGCGTGGCGGTACATGCCGTCGAGCACGCGCCGCATGCTCCAGGGCCGCACGGCTCCCCCTCCGATGGAGAGCGCCCTGTCGGGAACCACGAGGTCGGGATCGATCTCAATCACCGTGCCCAGGCCCGTGCATGTCGGGCAGGCGCCGTGGGGGTTGTTGAACGAGAACATGCGCGGGGTCAATTCCTCGAAGCTCAGGCCGCAGTCGATGCAGGCGAAGTGTTCGCTCTGCAACACCTCGCTCACGTGCTTATCGGGGGTCTCGCGCCAGATTCGTATGATGCCCTCGCCCAGCTTGAGGCAGGCCTCGACCGAATCCGTCAAACGCCGGCCGATGCCTTCCTTGACGACCAAGCGGTCGACGACCACGTCGATGTCGTGCTTGACGTACCGTTCGAGGTCGATGTCGTCGTCCACGGTGCGGAATTCGCCGTCGACCCGCACCCGCACGTATCCCCGCCGCTTGATGTCTTCAAAGGCTTTCTGATAGGTGCCTTTGCGCTGCCGGACCACCGGGGCCATCAACTGAACGCGCGTACCCTCGGGCAAGGCTTTGATCCCGTCGACGATGGTCTGGGGGGTCTGCGACTGGATGGGCTTGCCGCAATTGTAGCAGTGCGGCGTGCCGATCCTGGCGAACAGGAGGCGCAGGTAGTCGTAAATCTCGGTTACGGTGCCCACGGTCGAGCGCGGGTTCCGGTGGGTGGTCTTCTGTTCGATCGAAATGGCGGGGCTGAGCCCGTCGATCGAGTCGACGTCCGGTTTCTCCATTTGTTCAAGGAATTGGCGGGCGTATGCCGAGAGGCTCTCGACGTACCGGCGCTGGCCTTCCGCATAAATGGTGTCGAACGCGAGGCTCGATTTTCCCGACCCGCTCAGGCCCGTGATCACAACCAGCTTGTCGCGGGGAATGGTCACGTTCAGGTTCTTGAGATTGTGCTCGCGCGCGCCTTTTATAATGATGCTGTCGCGAGACTTCACGCTGGGAACGGAAACGTCGTCTTTGCCTGAATTGCGTCTTCCCGCAGCGGCATTCCGCGAGGCCGGACGGCGTTTCGGCGTAAGCGCCGCGGGCTTGGGTCCGTTTTTCCGGGTTTTCCCCGTCGATTTGGGTGTTGTGGGCATAGAAACAGGTGTTGACTCCTGGAAACTGGCCTTGATGCTGTCCCGCCGTGCGCGCTCCCGCACCAATCACGGGACAGCACAGGATCATAGCGAATTTCGGGGCCTCAATGCTATTCTCACGGCTTAAACGGAGGTCCCGCCAATTACCGCTGATCCGCGCGGCTCTGGTATGCTGCCGGAGGGAGTGGATAGACCGTCATTGAGCGGAGATGGGAAGGTGCGGCATGGATAACAGGTATTCCATACGGGAATTCGTGGAGCAGACGGGGCAGCGCGACCTCGGACAGGGCGAGTTCG
This sequence is a window from Candidatus Hydrogenedentota bacterium. Protein-coding genes within it:
- a CDS encoding hydrogenase maturation protease codes for the protein MSESRVLVLGYGNPGRQDDGLGPAIAEAVEAWGVPNVTTDTPYQLNIEDAATLAEHDLVMFVDASVDAEEPYSLKRIAPAAEITFTSHSVSPESVLALCHEHFHTEPEAYVLAVRGYAFEFEEGLTPRARENMASALACVQSLIRACKETSMDSKKTILAIDDDPDIRATLRIVLEAEGFSVGEAANGEEGLKAIERVKPDAIIVDLMMENVDSGSTVAQKLKESGYKGPVYMLSSAGDTVRYNIDARELGLAGIFQKPIDPKMLVSTLKTKLKV
- the uvrA gene encoding excinuclease ABC subunit UvrA, which translates into the protein MPTTPKSTGKTRKNGPKPAALTPKRRPASRNAAAGRRNSGKDDVSVPSVKSRDSIIIKGAREHNLKNLNVTIPRDKLVVITGLSGSGKSSLAFDTIYAEGQRRYVESLSAYARQFLEQMEKPDVDSIDGLSPAISIEQKTTHRNPRSTVGTVTEIYDYLRLLFARIGTPHCYNCGKPIQSQTPQTIVDGIKALPEGTRVQLMAPVVRQRKGTYQKAFEDIKRRGYVRVRVDGEFRTVDDDIDLERYVKHDIDVVVDRLVVKEGIGRRLTDSVEACLKLGEGIIRIWRETPDKHVSEVLQSEHFACIDCGLSFEELTPRMFSFNNPHGACPTCTGLGTVIEIDPDLVVPDRALSIGGGAVRPWSMRRVLDGMYRHALRCVCSHYGQDTDTSWEDLPEDFQQIVLYGSDDEVIDFTYSGRNSTYEVQRPFEGVIPNLERRYRDTDSNRARDMISQFMSSRPCTDCGGARLRPESRSVTIAGKTIMDVTALSIREALVFFDNLELDKTRRMIAARVMKEIHERLTFLVSVGLDYLSLDRNAGTLSGGESQRIRLATQIGSGLMGVLYILDEPSIGLHQRDNRKLIATLERMRDLGNTVIVVEHDEETIRRADHVIDLGPGAGVHGGQIVAQGTPQQVAANKNSLTGQFLSGRFKIRVPQQRRKSNGKTLKVWGAEHNNLKHIDVEIPLGIFTCVTGVSGSGKSSLINETLYPAAIRQIYDSVRVRPGKHDRIEGLEHLDKVIDIDQSPIGRTPRSNPATYTGLFSPIRELFSKVPEARARGYRPGRFSFNVKGGRCEACQGDGVIQIEMHFLPDVYVPCEECRGHRYNRDTLEILYRGNSIANVLDMTVEEGCAFFRNVPAVHSKLSTLLDVGLGYIKLGQPATTLSGGEAQRVKLATELSKRQTGRTLYILDEPTTGLHAVDVDKLLEVLHRLVEHGNTVVVIEHNLDVIKTADWIIDLGPEGGDKGGEVVAAGVPEALAGNHASYTGLHLRNVLPNKA